From Leptospira ellinghausenii, a single genomic window includes:
- a CDS encoding type Z 30S ribosomal protein S14: MAKKSMMERHAKEQKFKVREYNRCPLCGRSRAYLRRFDMCRLCFRDLASKAQIPGVKKSSW, translated from the coding sequence ATGGCGAAAAAATCAATGATGGAACGCCACGCCAAAGAGCAAAAATTCAAAGTGAGAGAGTACAATCGTTGCCCTCTTTGTGGTCGATCACGCGCTTATTTGCGCCGCTTTGATATGTGTCGTCTTTGCTTCCGGGACCTTGCTAGCAAGGCTCAGATCCCCGGTGTGAAAAAGTCCTCCTGGTAA
- the rpsH gene encoding 30S ribosomal protein S8, which produces MSLSDPIADMLTRIRNAQQAKHELCVIPGSKIKKSILDLLKEEGFVDDVQTVKNGSFDDFQVKLKYDTEKKPVIRMIERVSTPGRRVYIQSGEIRPFRNNIGTLILSTSKGVMTGKRARKLRVGGEVLCKVF; this is translated from the coding sequence ATGAGTCTTTCAGATCCAATCGCAGATATGCTAACAAGAATTAGAAACGCACAACAAGCTAAACATGAGCTTTGTGTGATTCCTGGTAGCAAAATCAAAAAGTCCATCCTAGATCTTCTCAAAGAAGAAGGTTTTGTAGATGATGTCCAAACTGTAAAAAATGGAAGTTTTGATGACTTCCAAGTAAAATTGAAATACGACACAGAGAAAAAACCTGTGATCCGTATGATTGAACGTGTTTCCACACCAGGACGTCGGGTGTACATCCAATCCGGTGAAATCCGTCCTTTCCGAAATAACATCGGAACACTCATCCTTTCGACATCGAAAGGTGTGATGACGGGAAAACGCGCTCGTAAACTCAGAGTAGGAGGGGAAGTTCTCTGTAAGGTATTCTAG
- the rplF gene encoding 50S ribosomal protein L6, with translation MSRVGKSIIKLPAKVEVKADAEALTIKGPLGELKTPLYEGVGANVENGELVFTRKSEDQKTVALHGLVRSLAMNCVKGVTTGWEKNLEITGVGYRAQKRGKDLVMALGYSHEVVFPEPNGIKIEVADQLKIKVSGIDRQLVGQVAADIRSKRPPEPYKGKGIKYQNEYIRRKAGKTGKK, from the coding sequence ATGTCTCGAGTTGGAAAAAGTATCATCAAATTGCCTGCAAAGGTAGAAGTTAAAGCAGATGCAGAAGCCCTTACAATCAAAGGGCCATTAGGGGAATTAAAAACTCCACTTTATGAAGGTGTCGGAGCAAACGTGGAAAACGGCGAATTGGTGTTCACAAGAAAAAGTGAAGACCAGAAGACAGTGGCTCTCCACGGTCTCGTTCGTTCCCTTGCGATGAACTGTGTAAAGGGTGTCACAACTGGTTGGGAAAAAAACCTAGAAATCACTGGGGTCGGTTACCGTGCGCAAAAACGTGGTAAGGATCTTGTGATGGCTCTTGGGTACTCTCACGAAGTGGTTTTTCCTGAGCCAAATGGCATCAAAATCGAAGTCGCAGATCAGCTCAAAATCAAAGTATCGGGCATTGACCGACAACTGGTTGGACAAGTTGCGGCTGACATTCGTTCCAAAAGACCTCCGGAGCCTTATAAAGGCAAAGGGATCAAATATCAGAACGAATACATCCGTAGAAAGGCCGGAAAAACCGGTAAGAAGTAG
- the rplR gene encoding 50S ribosomal protein L18 — protein sequence MINKTAKNSKRLRRAERVRYKIRQTSDRPRLVFNKTNRYLTAQIIDDAKGVTLVYATTLEKDFPKHENSKKSKSAATELGKVVADKAKKAGVSQVVLDRSGMVYHGRIAAFADSAREGGLEF from the coding sequence ATGATCAACAAGACAGCTAAAAATAGTAAAAGATTGAGAAGAGCGGAGAGAGTTCGATACAAAATCCGCCAAACATCGGATAGGCCTCGGTTAGTGTTTAATAAAACAAACCGTTACCTGACTGCACAAATCATAGATGATGCAAAAGGTGTAACACTTGTATACGCAACCACTCTCGAGAAAGATTTTCCGAAACATGAAAATTCTAAGAAGAGTAAATCGGCTGCAACCGAACTCGGTAAAGTAGTTGCTGATAAGGCGAAAAAAGCGGGTGTTTCCCAAGTGGTACTCGACCGTTCTGGAATGGTTTACCATGGAAGAATCGCTGCGTTTGCTGATTCTGCCCGTGAAGGTGGATTGGAGTTCTAA
- the rpsE gene encoding 30S ribosomal protein S5, with protein sequence MLEEETKEFTEKVVKIDRVAKVVKGGRRFSFNALSVVGDSKGKVGIGFGKANEVPDAIRKSIESAKKNLKSIHYIGHTVPHDVVGQFKSARVILKPASPGTGIIAGASVRSVLERAGIQDVLTKSWGSSNPMNIVKATMDALQQLETPSMAVKRRGVSLKHLFGQDL encoded by the coding sequence ATGTTAGAAGAAGAAACAAAAGAATTTACTGAAAAAGTCGTTAAAATCGACCGCGTTGCCAAAGTAGTAAAAGGGGGACGTCGTTTCTCTTTTAATGCTTTATCCGTTGTAGGTGACTCCAAAGGAAAAGTAGGCATTGGATTTGGAAAAGCAAATGAAGTTCCAGATGCGATCCGAAAGTCCATCGAATCTGCAAAAAAGAATTTAAAATCCATTCATTACATTGGTCACACCGTTCCACATGATGTGGTTGGACAATTCAAATCAGCACGAGTGATTTTGAAACCAGCTTCACCAGGAACTGGGATCATCGCTGGAGCTTCTGTTCGTTCCGTTTTGGAAAGAGCCGGGATCCAGGATGTTCTAACAAAATCTTGGGGTTCTTCAAACCCGATGAACATTGTAAAGGCGACTATGGATGCATTACAACAGTTGGAAACTCCGTCTATGGCGGTGAAACGACGTGGTGTTAGCCTCAAACACTTGTTTGGGCAAGATCTATAA
- the rpmD gene encoding 50S ribosomal protein L30, with protein MEEVIVTQERSSIGIIPMHKKTLIALGLKKKGQSKKHKMTPQLKGMLRQVGYLLKVEKV; from the coding sequence ATGGAAGAAGTGATCGTAACGCAAGAAAGAAGTTCCATCGGTATCATCCCGATGCACAAAAAAACTCTGATTGCTCTCGGCCTTAAAAAGAAAGGTCAATCCAAAAAACACAAAATGACTCCCCAATTGAAAGGGATGTTACGACAAGTAGGTTACTTGTTGAAAGTGGAAAAGGTATAA
- the rplO gene encoding 50S ribosomal protein L15 — protein sequence MAQERIEQGRGFGAKRAKKSTSLGNKNLVPVPEGAKTSPKRVGQGPGSGMGKTSTRGSKGQRARAASMRRGFEGGQLPLHRRLPKRGFTNIFSEVFQPVNLVSLTKAGLSGEVTPAILKAKSLIKSELGPIKLLGTGEVTVAITITVDAFSASAKEKIEKAGGKVIIREKKKEEKKN from the coding sequence ATGGCACAAGAAAGAATCGAACAAGGTCGTGGGTTTGGTGCAAAACGCGCTAAAAAATCCACATCTCTCGGAAACAAAAACTTGGTTCCTGTTCCAGAAGGCGCAAAAACCTCTCCAAAACGCGTTGGCCAAGGTCCTGGATCTGGGATGGGAAAAACTTCCACTCGTGGTTCCAAAGGACAAAGAGCTCGTGCTGCTTCGATGAGACGTGGATTCGAGGGTGGTCAGCTCCCTCTCCACAGACGTTTACCAAAACGTGGTTTTACGAATATCTTCTCTGAAGTGTTCCAACCTGTGAATTTGGTTTCTCTTACGAAAGCTGGTCTTTCGGGAGAAGTGACTCCTGCGATTTTGAAAGCAAAGTCACTTATCAAATCCGAACTAGGACCGATCAAGTTACTCGGAACTGGTGAAGTGACTGTTGCCATTACCATTACGGTTGATGCATTTTCAGCTTCTGCAAAAGAGAAGATTGAAAAAGCAGGTGGCAAAGTCATCATCAGAGAAAAGAAAAAAGAAGAGAAAAAAAACTAA
- the secY gene encoding preprotein translocase subunit SecY yields the protein MFQTIANIFRIPELRSKILFTIGMLLLFRMGTHVTIPGINSLIVTGITADPSEGFLGMVDLFAGGALLKFSIFALGIMPYISSSIIMQLVMVLIPSLQKMQKEGEEGRKKIQQYTKYGTLILCAIQSLAVIQLANSWSTGSGTAQAKYPGLINPSVEGYFLPIAMLSITTGTVLLIWLGEQITERGIGNGISLIIFAGIIGRMPEALIAMFTSDTSDALSILILIIIFIVLISLTVILTQGVRRVPLNYGKQMVGRKMVQARSQSIPFKVNSANVMPIIFASSLILFPQTIVQWLSSKGGQWAGWAVIMDYFNPFSQIWYHALFYYVIYTSLIIFFAYFYTAIQFNPQELADNLKKYGGFIPGVRPGSQTKEMIEKILNRITLPGALFLAGLALAPYLIIKFLNLGSNTGGGTLVYTFGGTSLLIMVGVALETLKQIEAQLLMRNYEGFMKKTKIKGRV from the coding sequence ATGTTTCAAACCATCGCTAACATCTTTCGAATCCCGGAATTAAGATCTAAAATCCTATTTACGATCGGTATGTTGTTACTTTTCAGAATGGGAACTCACGTGACCATTCCTGGTATCAACAGTTTGATTGTGACGGGCATTACTGCCGATCCAAGTGAAGGTTTCCTTGGAATGGTAGATTTGTTTGCTGGTGGTGCTCTTCTCAAATTTTCTATTTTTGCGCTAGGGATTATGCCTTACATCTCTTCTTCGATCATTATGCAACTTGTGATGGTTCTCATTCCTAGTTTGCAAAAAATGCAGAAAGAAGGGGAAGAAGGCAGAAAAAAAATCCAACAGTACACTAAGTACGGAACTCTGATCCTCTGTGCGATTCAATCGCTCGCTGTGATCCAACTTGCAAATTCTTGGTCCACTGGATCGGGAACAGCGCAAGCGAAATACCCAGGCCTTATCAACCCTTCTGTAGAAGGATATTTTTTACCGATTGCGATGTTATCCATCACAACGGGAACAGTGCTTCTCATTTGGCTCGGGGAACAAATCACAGAACGTGGGATTGGGAACGGAATTTCTCTCATTATCTTTGCTGGTATCATTGGTCGTATGCCAGAAGCACTCATTGCGATGTTTACTTCTGATACTTCGGATGCTCTCAGTATCCTAATCCTAATCATTATCTTTATTGTTCTGATTTCACTTACGGTGATTTTAACCCAAGGGGTTCGCCGGGTTCCATTGAATTATGGAAAACAAATGGTGGGTAGAAAGATGGTACAGGCTCGTAGCCAATCCATTCCTTTCAAAGTGAACAGTGCAAACGTAATGCCAATTATCTTCGCATCTTCTCTCATCCTTTTTCCACAAACAATTGTTCAGTGGTTGTCTTCGAAAGGGGGACAGTGGGCTGGATGGGCTGTGATAATGGATTATTTTAACCCATTCTCACAAATTTGGTATCATGCTTTATTTTATTATGTGATTTATACTTCTCTCATTATCTTCTTTGCGTATTTTTATACAGCAATTCAGTTCAACCCACAAGAGTTAGCTGATAATCTAAAAAAATACGGTGGGTTTATCCCCGGTGTTCGTCCAGGAAGCCAAACAAAAGAAATGATCGAGAAAATTTTGAATCGAATCACCTTACCCGGTGCTCTTTTCCTTGCTGGTCTTGCTCTTGCTCCGTATCTCATCATTAAATTCTTAAACCTGGGATCTAATACAGGTGGAGGAACATTAGTGTATACATTCGGAGGAACTTCTCTTCTCATTATGGTGGGTGTCGCTCTCGAAACGTTAAAACAAATCGAAGCCCAACTCCTCATGAGAAACTACGAAGGTTTCATGAAAAAGACTAAAATCAAGGGAAGAGTGTAA
- a CDS encoding adenylate kinase translates to MKRLIFMGPPGAGKGTQADIIKEKYNIPQISTGDILRAAVKNGTAMGIEAKKFMDAGDLVPDAVVIGIIRDRLVESDCANGFILDGFPRTVEQAKALSEILKELHMELDSVVNLDVPDEELVKRLLGRAIKEGRSDDNEETIKNRLHTYNTKTLPLIDFYKGTGILRQINGLGSMEEITNTILKSIQ, encoded by the coding sequence ATGAAGAGACTCATATTTATGGGCCCTCCAGGTGCTGGAAAGGGAACACAAGCTGACATCATCAAAGAGAAATACAATATCCCTCAGATTTCCACAGGTGATATCCTTCGTGCCGCTGTAAAAAATGGCACTGCTATGGGGATTGAAGCTAAAAAATTTATGGACGCTGGGGACCTAGTTCCAGATGCTGTCGTTATAGGCATAATTCGCGACCGTTTGGTCGAATCCGATTGTGCAAATGGATTCATTTTGGATGGATTTCCAAGGACGGTGGAGCAAGCAAAGGCTCTCTCGGAAATCCTCAAAGAGCTTCACATGGAGCTCGACTCCGTTGTCAACCTAGACGTTCCTGATGAAGAACTCGTCAAACGTTTGCTAGGTAGAGCGATCAAAGAAGGACGCTCGGATGACAACGAAGAGACCATCAAAAACCGTCTGCATACTTACAACACCAAGACGTTGCCCCTGATTGACTTTTATAAAGGCACGGGGATCCTTCGGCAAATCAATGGGTTGGGAAGTATGGAAGAAATCACTAACACTATTTTAAAATCAATCCAGTAG
- the infA gene encoding translation initiation factor IF-1, with translation MAKEEAITIDGTVLEPLPNAMFRVELENGHKVLAHISGKMRMHYIRILPGDKVTVELSPYDLTKGRITYRKK, from the coding sequence CTGGCTAAGGAAGAAGCAATCACAATTGACGGAACCGTTTTAGAACCGTTACCAAATGCAATGTTCCGTGTGGAACTAGAGAATGGTCACAAGGTTTTAGCGCACATTTCAGGAAAAATGCGTATGCACTACATTCGTATTCTACCTGGAGATAAAGTCACTGTGGAACTTTCTCCTTATGACTTAACCAAGGGCCGTATCACTTACAGAAAGAAATAG
- the rpmJ gene encoding 50S ribosomal protein L36, whose translation MKVRASVKKICPECKVIRRKGVIRVICTNPKHKQRQR comes from the coding sequence ATGAAAGTTAGAGCATCAGTAAAAAAAATCTGTCCAGAATGCAAAGTCATTCGCAGAAAAGGTGTAATCCGAGTGATTTGCACGAACCCAAAACACAAACAAAGGCAAAGATAG
- the rpsM gene encoding 30S ribosomal protein S13 yields the protein MARIAGVDLPSNKRIVIGLTYVFGIGKTSSQNILKKAGIDESIRVKDLSDEQEAAIRRVIEESYQVEGDLRSEVNLNIKRLMDVGCYRGFRHRRGLPVNGQRTRTNARTRKGVKKTVANKKKATK from the coding sequence ATGGCACGTATCGCGGGTGTTGATTTACCATCAAACAAAAGAATAGTGATCGGTCTTACATACGTATTTGGTATTGGTAAGACATCCTCTCAAAATATCCTGAAAAAAGCAGGAATTGACGAATCTATCAGGGTGAAGGACCTCTCGGACGAACAAGAAGCCGCGATCCGACGAGTCATTGAAGAATCATACCAGGTAGAAGGGGATCTTCGTTCCGAAGTCAACCTCAACATCAAACGATTGATGGATGTGGGATGTTACAGAGGTTTCCGTCATAGACGCGGACTTCCAGTCAACGGACAAAGAACAAGAACCAACGCAAGAACCCGTAAGGGAGTCAAGAAGACTGTAGCCAATAAGAAAAAGGCTACTAAGTAG
- the rpsK gene encoding 30S ribosomal protein S11, producing the protein MAEKDAKNKKDTKKVKKKEKKNVPRGKVYIQASFNNTIVSITDMAGNVLSWSSSGMMGFRGSKKSTPYAAQVAATNAAEKAIEAAGLSEVDVMVSGPGIGRESAIRSLTTKGIAIKLIKDVTPLPHNGCRPRKRRRV; encoded by the coding sequence ATGGCTGAAAAAGACGCAAAGAATAAAAAAGATACCAAAAAGGTTAAGAAAAAAGAAAAGAAGAATGTTCCACGGGGTAAGGTTTATATCCAAGCTTCGTTTAACAATACAATCGTATCGATTACTGATATGGCAGGAAACGTTCTTTCTTGGTCTTCTTCCGGAATGATGGGATTTCGTGGATCCAAAAAATCCACTCCTTATGCAGCACAAGTAGCTGCTACCAATGCTGCTGAGAAAGCAATCGAAGCTGCTGGTCTTTCTGAAGTGGATGTAATGGTTTCAGGTCCTGGAATTGGACGTGAATCTGCCATTCGTTCTTTGACCACAAAAGGGATTGCAATCAAACTCATTAAAGACGTAACTCCGCTCCCGCACAATGGGTGCCGACCACGAAAAAGAAGAAGGGTGTAG
- the rpsD gene encoding 30S ribosomal protein S4, which produces MARYRGPVVKLMRREGLNLFLKNSHTLHKEKSSLEKRKYPPGLPPKKKGKVTEYGAQLREKQKVKRAYGVLEKQFRRYFEEASHTPGIPGENLLQFLERRLDNVLYRMGFAVTRRQARNFVAHRHILVNGHRVDICSYRVNVGDKIEIREKFQKSAFIEENIKLAQAINRTASWVSVDYAKFSGEVTSLPTREHIDIPVKEQVIVELYSK; this is translated from the coding sequence ATGGCACGTTACCGAGGTCCAGTTGTTAAATTGATGAGAAGAGAGGGACTTAACCTCTTTCTCAAAAATAGTCATACATTACATAAAGAAAAATCTTCCCTCGAAAAGAGAAAGTACCCACCAGGTCTTCCTCCAAAAAAGAAAGGGAAGGTAACAGAATACGGTGCACAGCTACGTGAAAAACAAAAAGTAAAACGCGCTTATGGTGTGTTAGAAAAACAATTCCGTAGATACTTTGAAGAAGCTTCTCACACTCCAGGGATTCCTGGTGAGAATTTACTCCAATTCCTTGAAAGAAGATTGGATAATGTTCTTTATCGTATGGGTTTTGCTGTTACTAGAAGACAAGCTCGTAACTTTGTGGCACATAGACACATTCTAGTGAATGGCCACCGAGTTGATATTTGTTCCTATCGTGTGAATGTTGGTGATAAAATCGAAATTCGTGAGAAGTTTCAAAAATCCGCGTTTATCGAAGAAAATATCAAACTAGCCCAAGCAATCAATCGTACTGCTTCTTGGGTGAGTGTGGATTATGCCAAGTTCTCAGGAGAAGTGACTTCACTTCCAACAAGAGAACATATTGATATCCCTGTGAAAGAACAGGTAATCGTAGAGTTGTACTCGAAGTAA
- a CDS encoding DNA-directed RNA polymerase subunit alpha, which produces MSPKNLLKGFKRPKKIEFTTDVNTPNYGKFVAEPFERGIGTTIGNSLRRTLMSSIEGAAISAIRIEGVSHEFSYIEGVAEDVTRIILNLKQVRIKYEPEDKEASKVIHLELKGAGYFRAADLAVDSSIEIMNPDLHIATLNEDANLIMDLEIQRGRGYVPAEDKKKDIEVLGTIPIDSIFSPIQKVLFEVSETRVAQRSDYEKLTMEVWTDGSVSPEDAVAQAAKILKDHLTVFINFEEEIEEEEEELDEADEKLKAALSKHVEELELSVRSTNVLRSLEIDFIGELVKRSEDEMTKSKHFSEQSLQELKAKLSSMGLSFGMRDF; this is translated from the coding sequence TTGTCTCCAAAGAATTTATTAAAAGGTTTTAAAAGACCCAAAAAAATCGAATTCACTACCGATGTGAATACACCAAACTACGGTAAGTTTGTTGCAGAACCTTTCGAAAGAGGAATTGGTACAACGATCGGTAACTCCCTTCGTCGTACACTCATGTCTTCAATCGAAGGAGCTGCAATTTCTGCCATTCGCATTGAAGGAGTTTCTCACGAATTTTCTTACATCGAAGGTGTTGCAGAAGACGTCACTCGTATCATTCTTAACTTAAAACAAGTTCGAATCAAATACGAGCCAGAAGATAAAGAAGCAAGTAAAGTGATCCACCTTGAATTAAAAGGGGCTGGATATTTTAGAGCTGCTGACCTTGCTGTAGATTCTTCAATTGAAATCATGAATCCTGACCTTCATATTGCTACCCTCAATGAGGATGCTAATTTGATTATGGATTTGGAAATCCAAAGAGGACGTGGTTACGTTCCTGCGGAAGACAAAAAGAAAGACATCGAAGTTTTGGGAACGATCCCAATCGATTCAATCTTTTCTCCGATCCAAAAAGTTTTGTTTGAAGTATCAGAAACTCGTGTAGCACAAAGATCTGATTACGAAAAACTAACAATGGAAGTTTGGACTGATGGATCTGTATCACCAGAAGATGCAGTGGCACAAGCAGCAAAAATCCTAAAAGACCACCTCACTGTATTCATCAATTTTGAAGAAGAAATTGAAGAAGAAGAAGAAGAGTTAGATGAAGCTGATGAAAAACTCAAAGCAGCATTATCAAAACACGTAGAAGAATTAGAACTTTCTGTTCGTTCTACTAACGTTCTTCGAAGTTTGGAAATTGACTTCATTGGTGAACTCGTAAAGAGATCAGAAGACGAAATGACGAAATCAAAACATTTCAGCGAACAGAGTTTACAAGAGTTGAAAGCAAAACTTTCCTCTATGGGACTTTCTTTCGGTATGAGAGATTTTTAA
- the rplQ gene encoding 50S ribosomal protein L17, whose product MNKRNKVKQLNRSADHRKAMIQNMVISLLRHERIESSVAKLKVARSYAERIITRAKKNLDANLANLDEQKKNAAILHNTRYLYSHLGDQEIVNKLLKDLANRYAERVGGYTRIIRLVNRPSDNTAMGILELVDRKTQDELKAEVKAKREEKKPAKKEEKPKKAKKEKVAASK is encoded by the coding sequence ATGAACAAACGTAATAAAGTTAAACAACTCAATAGATCAGCAGATCATAGAAAAGCTATGATTCAAAATATGGTAATCTCTCTACTTCGCCACGAAAGAATTGAATCTTCAGTAGCGAAGTTAAAGGTAGCTCGTTCTTACGCAGAACGAATCATCACTAGAGCGAAAAAGAATCTAGATGCAAATCTAGCAAACCTAGATGAACAAAAGAAAAATGCTGCGATTTTGCACAATACAAGGTATCTTTATAGCCACCTTGGTGACCAAGAAATCGTAAACAAACTTTTGAAAGATTTGGCAAATCGTTATGCTGAGAGAGTAGGTGGGTATACTAGAATCATCCGATTGGTAAACCGTCCTTCAGACAACACTGCGATGGGAATTTTAGAACTTGTAGATAGAAAAACACAAGACGAACTCAAAGCGGAAGTGAAAGCAAAACGTGAAGAGAAAAAACCTGCCAAAAAAGAAGAAAAACCAAAAAAGGCCAAAAAAGAAAAAGTAGCCGCTTCTAAGTAA
- a CDS encoding PAS domain-containing sensor histidine kinase, with amino-acid sequence MDSSLPITDRIWHTSFAESPIGMAITDLQSGLYVEANEVYCNWLGRKREEVVGKTTIDLGIYSNLADRDLILSKLKTDGFVLNFEVPLLTKTSETVTILFSGKIVENGRYLLSAGQNITALKEKEKLANQLQKELKLSKDLFESVFRLNPAAVSLSNAETGRYDDVNEAYCRLIGFDRNEIIGKTSHDLNIWITKVDRARLLAEVQKKGWSTGMEASVRTKSGEIRHVVSGNTILNHEGRSTLLAILIDITESKQNKEALEFAVKERTKELNRILEDLQKTQDQLILSEKMATLGQLVASVAHEINNPLAAISAFSEELQNRLGDFGSRLLEIRNCMGKYSDKDALEIIRWITELFQVKPKTYSFSETRKIKKNLESLFVTANIDSPYDLADRIVDLGVSDYILENTSFVEKLKNTPILSIILNELNALRSIESIRLAVERTSKIVYSLKNYGRMDRGSAKIQTNIIDTIETVLTLYQNKMKSGIECIRLYNANPVIMGYPDELIQIWTNLIYNSLQAMHFKGKLTVQVEETTTDVEVSIKDNGPGIPQNMQKRIFEPFYTTKEKGEGTGLGLGIVKQSVEERHKGQIRLFSEPGQTVFIVSIPKL; translated from the coding sequence ATGGACTCCTCATTACCCATCACTGATCGAATTTGGCATACCAGTTTTGCGGAAAGTCCCATAGGTATGGCAATTACTGATTTACAATCAGGTCTCTATGTGGAAGCAAATGAAGTCTATTGTAATTGGCTTGGTCGTAAGAGAGAGGAAGTGGTAGGAAAGACCACAATTGATTTAGGGATTTATTCAAATTTAGCGGACCGTGATCTCATTTTATCCAAATTAAAGACAGATGGTTTTGTACTGAATTTTGAAGTCCCTCTTCTGACTAAAACGAGTGAAACAGTCACCATTCTTTTTAGTGGGAAAATTGTAGAGAACGGTCGTTACTTACTCAGTGCAGGTCAGAATATAACCGCCTTAAAGGAAAAGGAGAAACTCGCTAACCAACTCCAAAAAGAATTAAAGTTAAGTAAGGATTTATTTGAAAGTGTTTTTAGGTTAAATCCTGCGGCTGTTAGTTTATCAAATGCAGAAACAGGTAGATACGATGATGTGAATGAGGCATATTGTCGTCTCATTGGATTTGATAGAAATGAAATCATCGGGAAGACATCACATGATTTGAATATTTGGATCACAAAGGTTGACCGAGCAAGGTTACTCGCAGAAGTCCAGAAAAAAGGTTGGAGTACGGGTATGGAAGCAAGTGTTCGAACCAAATCTGGTGAAATTCGACACGTAGTTTCGGGTAATACAATTCTCAATCATGAAGGTCGATCCACTTTACTTGCGATTCTCATTGATATCACTGAATCCAAACAAAACAAAGAAGCTCTTGAATTTGCTGTCAAAGAAAGGACAAAAGAACTGAATCGTATCTTAGAAGATCTACAGAAAACCCAAGACCAATTGATTTTGTCCGAAAAAATGGCCACTCTTGGCCAACTCGTAGCTAGCGTGGCTCATGAAATTAACAACCCTTTGGCGGCTATCTCTGCATTTAGTGAAGAATTACAAAACCGCTTGGGTGATTTTGGATCTAGGTTACTTGAGATTCGAAATTGTATGGGTAAATATTCAGATAAAGATGCTCTGGAAATCATTCGTTGGATCACGGAACTCTTCCAAGTAAAACCCAAAACGTATAGTTTTTCAGAGACAAGGAAAATCAAAAAGAATCTAGAATCACTTTTTGTAACCGCCAATATTGATTCACCTTATGATTTAGCAGATCGAATCGTAGATTTGGGTGTATCTGATTATATTCTTGAAAATACAAGTTTTGTGGAAAAACTGAAAAACACTCCCATTCTCAGTATCATTTTAAATGAATTAAATGCCTTACGTAGTATTGAATCGATTCGTTTGGCAGTGGAACGCACATCGAAAATCGTTTATAGTTTAAAAAATTATGGAAGGATGGACAGAGGTTCTGCTAAAATCCAAACCAATATCATAGATACAATTGAAACTGTACTTACTTTGTATCAGAACAAAATGAAATCAGGAATTGAGTGTATACGTTTGTATAACGCAAATCCTGTGATCATGGGATATCCAGACGAACTCATCCAAATTTGGACCAATTTGATTTATAATTCCTTACAGGCAATGCACTTCAAAGGAAAGTTGACTGTCCAAGTGGAAGAAACGACTACCGATGTGGAGGTATCCATTAAGGACAATGGCCCAGGAATCCCACAGAATATGCAAAAACGAATTTTTGAACCCTTTTATACAACAAAGGAAAAAGGAGAAGGAACTGGGCTTGGCCTTGGGATCGTCAAACAATCCGTAGAAGAGAGGCACAAAGGCCAGATCCGGTTATTTTCCGAACCAGGCCAAACGGTTTTTATCGTTTCTATCCCTAAACTCTAG